One window of the Candidatus Binatia bacterium genome contains the following:
- the proC gene encoding pyrroline-5-carboxylate reductase, with protein sequence MKTIGFVGAGNMARALGGGIGKQAGADSFSLVATDPIPAAVESFADETGGRGAADIPTLLAASDVVVLAVKPQVLAAVMADMKPHMAPRHLVISIVAGATLGGMAEGVGTDARIVRAMPNTPALVRQGMTVLVGGPHATSDDLRLAEGLFAAVGRAVIVDEEALLDAVTAVSGSGPGFLFAYAESMLQAAGAVGLPPDLAVQLVQQTILGSAVLWQESAEGVDVLRQRVTSPGGTTQAGLEALAARDFAAAVRAAIEAATARSRELSAG encoded by the coding sequence ATGAAGACGATCGGATTCGTAGGGGCGGGCAACATGGCCCGCGCCCTTGGTGGCGGTATCGGAAAGCAGGCTGGAGCGGATTCTTTCTCGCTCGTCGCGACGGATCCGATTCCCGCCGCGGTGGAGAGCTTCGCGGACGAAACCGGTGGCCGCGGCGCCGCCGATATTCCTACGCTCCTGGCGGCGTCGGACGTGGTCGTGCTCGCGGTGAAGCCGCAAGTCCTCGCGGCCGTGATGGCGGATATGAAACCGCACATGGCACCGCGGCACCTCGTGATCTCGATCGTTGCGGGAGCGACCCTCGGTGGGATGGCGGAGGGCGTCGGAACCGACGCAAGGATCGTTCGAGCCATGCCGAACACGCCGGCACTGGTGCGGCAAGGGATGACGGTCCTGGTGGGCGGCCCGCACGCCACGTCGGATGATCTCCGGCTCGCCGAAGGGTTGTTCGCGGCGGTCGGCCGCGCTGTGATCGTGGACGAAGAGGCGCTCCTGGACGCCGTTACCGCGGTGAGTGGAAGCGGACCGGGCTTCCTGTTCGCCTACGCCGAGTCGATGCTCCAGGCCGCGGGAGCCGTCGGACTCCCGCCGGATCTCGCGGTTCAGCTCGTCCAGCAGACGATCCTCGGTTCGGCGGTCCTCTGGCAGGAATCTGCGGAAGGGGTAGACGTACTTCGACAGAGAGTGACGTCGCCGGGTGGGACGACGCAGGCGGGACTCGAGGCGCTCGCCGCCCGGGACTTCGCTGCGGCGGTTCGGGCGGCGATCGAGGCGGCGACTGCGCGCTCGCGCGAGCTGTCAGCGGGTTGA
- a CDS encoding energy transducer TonB, with protein sequence MIPRYAISATVALLITFGLFSVMQQLVARGSGGLSDKKERTVFDFVRLARQEKTETKKRQKPERKIQQPQSSMPMAIAKSSNPVKQAIKIPHAAFRPELSLAGGPTLGAGGADADVMPLVRVNPRYPPRAQARGMEGWVYLEFAITPQGTTTDIVVLDSDPKGYFERSAVNAVKKYKYKPRVEGGKAIMRPGVQVVISFDIQE encoded by the coding sequence GTGATCCCGCGTTACGCGATCTCCGCGACCGTCGCCCTCCTCATCACGTTTGGGCTCTTCTCGGTCATGCAGCAGTTGGTGGCGAGAGGCAGTGGTGGGCTTTCGGACAAGAAAGAACGCACGGTTTTCGACTTCGTACGCCTCGCGCGACAGGAGAAGACGGAAACCAAGAAGCGTCAGAAACCGGAACGCAAGATTCAGCAGCCGCAGTCGTCGATGCCGATGGCGATCGCCAAGTCGTCGAATCCGGTGAAGCAGGCGATCAAGATTCCGCACGCCGCCTTCCGACCGGAACTGTCGCTCGCAGGCGGGCCGACTCTCGGCGCCGGTGGCGCCGATGCCGACGTCATGCCGCTCGTACGTGTGAATCCACGCTACCCACCTCGTGCGCAGGCGCGCGGGATGGAAGGCTGGGTGTACCTCGAGTTCGCGATCACGCCACAAGGGACGACTACCGATATCGTCGTGCTCGACTCGGACCCCAAGGGGTACTTCGAGCGGTCCGCGGTGAACGCCGTGAAGAAGTACAAGTACAAGCCCCGAGTCGAAGGCGGGAAGGCGATAATGCGTCCTGGCGTGCAGGTCGTGATTTCCTTCGACATTCAGGAATGA
- a CDS encoding YggT family protein yields MIILSNFLMAVAMVLNTVLDLYWWVVIGSAILSWVNPDPYNPIVRFLRRATEPVYARIRRILPINMGGIDFTPLIVLLAIGFLQAFLVQTLYQLAAGMGGQTPSQFLL; encoded by the coding sequence ATGATCATCCTGAGCAACTTCCTCATGGCGGTGGCCATGGTGCTGAACACAGTGCTCGACCTGTACTGGTGGGTCGTGATCGGCAGCGCGATCCTGTCGTGGGTGAACCCGGATCCCTACAACCCGATCGTCCGCTTCCTGCGGAGGGCGACGGAGCCGGTCTACGCTCGGATTCGCAGGATTCTGCCCATCAACATGGGCGGAATCGACTTCACCCCGCTGATTGTTCTCCTGGCCATCGGGTTCCTACAGGCCTTCCTGGTGCAGACGCTCTACCAACTCGCGGCCGGGATGGGTGGACAAACGCCGTCCCAATTCCTACTCTAG
- a CDS encoding DegT/DnrJ/EryC1/StrS family aminotransferase, whose protein sequence is MLPYARPSITEAEIREVEECLRSGWLSTGPRTQRFEEALAAYTGTPHCVATSSGTAALHVALLAAGVKAGDEVITTPMTWVATANVVLHIGAVPVFADIEPATLNIDPARVADAMTPKTRAIMPVHYAGLPCDEDTLLEIARQRTGVALVEDAAHALGGSYKGRPIGSIGDVTMFSFHPAKNLTTGEGGALVTNDPELAAHARRLRYHGIDQSPENRFGGRGPAGYDVVEAGFKYNISDLQSAIGLHQLAKLDERNRRRAELAALYREQLPSVEHVAPLGDAPYEYGHAWHMMVVRVDTDALTLDRDGVIQALRDREVGAGVHFVPLHLQTLYRDRARDEDLPVATGAHRQIVTLPLFPDMRDEDVTFVIDVLRDVIRQHVRAAG, encoded by the coding sequence GTGCTTCCCTATGCCCGCCCCTCCATCACGGAGGCTGAAATCCGCGAAGTTGAGGAGTGCCTGCGATCGGGCTGGCTGTCGACCGGGCCTCGCACGCAGCGCTTCGAGGAAGCCCTGGCGGCCTACACGGGCACTCCCCACTGTGTCGCCACGAGTTCCGGAACGGCGGCGCTCCACGTGGCCCTGCTCGCTGCGGGCGTGAAGGCGGGGGACGAAGTCATCACCACGCCGATGACGTGGGTTGCTACTGCAAACGTCGTTCTACATATCGGCGCCGTACCCGTCTTCGCAGACATCGAACCGGCGACCCTCAACATCGACCCGGCTCGGGTGGCCGACGCGATGACGCCGAAGACCCGCGCGATCATGCCGGTCCACTATGCGGGTCTGCCTTGCGATGAGGACACCCTGCTGGAGATCGCCCGGCAAAGGACGGGCGTGGCGCTCGTCGAAGACGCTGCGCACGCGCTCGGAGGTTCCTACAAGGGGCGCCCTATCGGCTCGATCGGCGACGTCACGATGTTCAGCTTCCATCCGGCGAAGAACCTCACGACGGGCGAGGGTGGCGCGCTCGTCACGAACGATCCCGAGCTCGCCGCGCACGCGCGTCGGCTTCGGTATCACGGGATCGACCAGAGCCCGGAGAATCGCTTCGGGGGTCGGGGACCCGCCGGGTACGACGTGGTGGAGGCCGGCTTCAAGTACAACATCAGCGACCTGCAGTCGGCGATCGGCCTGCATCAGCTAGCCAAGCTCGACGAGCGCAACCGTCGCCGCGCGGAACTCGCGGCGCTCTATCGTGAGCAGCTTCCGTCGGTCGAGCATGTGGCTCCGCTCGGCGACGCGCCGTACGAGTACGGCCATGCATGGCACATGATGGTCGTGCGCGTCGACACGGACGCCCTGACGCTCGACCGCGACGGGGTCATTCAGGCGCTGCGTGATCGCGAGGTCGGTGCGGGCGTGCACTTCGTGCCGCTGCATCTGCAGACCCTCTATCGGGACCGCGCGCGAGACGAAGACCTTCCCGTTGCGACCGGTGCTCATCGGCAAATCGTGACGCTTCCGCTCTTCCCGGACATGCGCGACGAGGATGTGACGTTCGTGATAGACGTGCTGCGAGACGTGATTCGTCAGCACGTTCGGGCAGCAGGCTGA
- a CDS encoding tetratricopeptide repeat protein: protein MKRILRLDWRRVLMLLLAAFLVGGVGFGASDGFAADKRDKPKPQTKKVKAVGQWAYKRLNAAHEALAEEKYGEATEELNDMKGNSKLNEHEQALMWQTFGYVYSAQAKYKQSIDAFEKCLALGGLPDVAQLNTQYNLAQLYVVREKYKQAAVTFGKWMAATENPPAEAHYMYAIPLLQLGRKKEALVQAEKALAKAKTPKEPWLQLALSLYFENKRYRDAAGVLEILVTRFPKKAYWMQLSAVYSELNQHKRALGALEMAYLQGMLKDDRELTNLAQLYLYNEVPYKAARVLEKAMAEGKVKGNAKSWELLANAWLNARERDKALRPLEKAAALSSKGQLYLRLAQVQIDREQWGPARGSLAKALSKGGLPDRGGAQFLLGIAAVSGSQWTEAEKAFEASSEYEDRKAASREWLAHIEQEKEAEAEEAAELAAAAEAEAAAAAVEAATEEGVTEVIEQDVEQEAPVAGKAASVPVEDGVPAAG from the coding sequence ATGAAACGAATCTTGCGGCTCGATTGGCGGCGGGTCCTGATGCTGCTCCTGGCAGCGTTCCTCGTCGGCGGCGTTGGTTTCGGCGCAAGCGACGGGTTCGCGGCGGACAAGCGAGACAAGCCCAAGCCGCAGACGAAGAAGGTGAAGGCTGTCGGGCAGTGGGCCTACAAGCGACTCAACGCGGCTCACGAGGCACTCGCCGAAGAGAAGTACGGCGAGGCCACGGAAGAGCTGAATGACATGAAGGGGAACTCGAAGCTCAACGAGCACGAGCAAGCCCTCATGTGGCAGACGTTCGGCTACGTTTACTCCGCGCAGGCCAAGTACAAGCAGTCCATCGATGCCTTCGAGAAATGCTTGGCGCTGGGTGGTCTGCCCGACGTCGCGCAGCTGAACACCCAGTATAATCTCGCGCAGCTGTACGTAGTTCGAGAGAAGTACAAGCAGGCCGCGGTGACGTTCGGGAAGTGGATGGCGGCGACGGAGAACCCTCCTGCCGAAGCCCACTACATGTACGCGATCCCTCTGCTCCAGCTCGGGCGGAAGAAGGAAGCTCTCGTGCAGGCCGAGAAGGCCCTCGCGAAGGCGAAGACCCCGAAGGAGCCGTGGTTGCAGTTGGCGCTGTCGTTGTACTTCGAGAACAAGCGCTACCGCGATGCGGCGGGTGTTCTCGAGATCCTCGTCACGCGATTCCCCAAGAAAGCCTACTGGATGCAGCTCTCGGCGGTGTACTCGGAGCTGAACCAGCACAAGAGGGCCCTCGGCGCCCTCGAGATGGCCTACCTCCAGGGCATGCTCAAGGACGACCGCGAACTCACGAACCTCGCGCAACTCTACCTCTACAACGAAGTACCCTACAAAGCGGCGCGCGTGCTCGAGAAGGCCATGGCCGAGGGGAAGGTGAAGGGCAACGCGAAGTCGTGGGAGCTCCTCGCCAACGCCTGGCTGAACGCGCGCGAACGCGACAAGGCGCTGCGCCCGCTCGAGAAGGCCGCGGCCCTTTCGTCGAAGGGCCAGCTGTACTTGCGCCTGGCGCAGGTCCAGATCGATCGAGAGCAGTGGGGCCCCGCACGCGGGTCGCTCGCGAAGGCTCTTTCGAAGGGAGGCCTGCCGGACCGCGGCGGCGCCCAATTCCTTCTGGGAATCGCGGCCGTCAGTGGCTCGCAGTGGACTGAGGCCGAGAAGGCCTTCGAGGCTTCGTCGGAGTACGAGGATCGTAAGGCGGCCTCGCGCGAGTGGTTGGCGCACATCGAGCAAGAGAAGGAGGCCGAGGCCGAAGAAGCGGCGGAGCTCGCCGCGGCCGCCGAAGCCGAAGCCGCTGCGGCGGCTGTTGAAGCCGCGACCGAAGAGGGCGTCACCGAGGTCATCGAACAAGACGTCGAACAAGAGGCGCCAGTTGCCGGCAAGGCGGCGTCCGTGCCGGTTGAGGACGGTGTTCCGGCTGCGGGCTGA
- a CDS encoding YggS family pyridoxal phosphate-dependent enzyme translates to MRGEIAARAVACGRPWDAVRLVTVTKGHPAEKMAAAIAAGAADVGENYVQEARAKRDEIGGEEARWHLIGPLQRNKAAVAGDLFDVVHTIDRAETAEALARRLPTDRASIDVLLQVNVARDPAKAGVLPEAVSELLQRTRALERVRVTGLMTIGRAGATSVDVASTFAELRDLRDGLRASGHEAVAELSMGMSGDYDAAIEQGATLVRLGTAILGPRPPRQEAERA, encoded by the coding sequence GTGCGGGGTGAGATCGCCGCGCGGGCCGTTGCGTGCGGTCGTCCCTGGGATGCCGTGCGGCTGGTGACGGTCACGAAGGGGCACCCCGCGGAGAAGATGGCCGCCGCGATCGCCGCGGGAGCGGCGGACGTCGGAGAGAACTACGTTCAGGAGGCGCGCGCGAAGCGGGACGAGATCGGCGGGGAGGAGGCGCGCTGGCATCTGATCGGTCCGTTGCAACGGAACAAGGCGGCGGTCGCCGGAGATCTCTTCGACGTGGTTCACACGATTGACCGGGCTGAGACGGCCGAGGCACTCGCACGTCGGCTCCCCACGGACCGAGCCTCCATCGACGTGCTCCTTCAGGTGAACGTCGCGCGCGATCCTGCAAAGGCCGGCGTGTTGCCCGAGGCGGTGTCGGAGCTTCTCCAGCGCACCCGGGCGCTGGAACGTGTACGCGTCACTGGCCTCATGACGATCGGACGGGCCGGAGCCACTTCGGTCGACGTCGCCTCCACGTTTGCGGAACTGCGAGACCTCCGGGACGGCCTTCGTGCGTCGGGGCATGAGGCCGTCGCCGAGTTGTCGATGGGGATGAGCGGAGACTATGATGCCGCGATCGAACAGGGCGCGACCCTGGTTCGATTGGGGACGGCCATCCTTGGGCCCCGGCCTCCCCGCCAGGAGGCGGAACGCGCATGA
- a CDS encoding NAD-dependent epimerase/dehydratase family protein translates to MKVLITGGGGFIGSHLSEELLSRGHEVFILEPGGTTKVRHLIGHPKFRVVRDSVMDMGILDSLVSQCELVFHLAAVVGVEHYVGDPYQVLNVNVNGTQNVLKTAFKYGRKVVFSSTSEVYGRNPNLPWSEDDDRVLGSTRIDRWCYSTSKAVGEHFCFAYNKMGLPVTIIRYFNIFGPRLDKLDAGRIITIFMGQLLRNEPLTVIGDGLQTRCFTYVTDAVTATANAGLQDNTNGEIYNIGTDVETSILDLAKVMIEISGSKSDIKFVKQQEVYGESYEDIGRRVPNAAKMKEQLGVQDLAKLEEGLRQTINWFRNETQ, encoded by the coding sequence TTGAAGGTATTGATCACGGGGGGCGGCGGGTTCATCGGATCCCATCTCTCCGAAGAGCTGCTCTCGCGAGGACATGAAGTCTTCATCCTCGAGCCCGGTGGCACGACGAAGGTCCGTCATCTAATCGGGCACCCGAAGTTCCGGGTCGTCCGCGACAGCGTGATGGACATGGGCATCCTCGACTCGCTGGTCTCGCAATGCGAGCTGGTCTTCCACCTGGCCGCGGTGGTCGGCGTCGAGCACTACGTCGGCGATCCGTACCAGGTGTTGAACGTCAACGTGAACGGCACGCAGAACGTTCTGAAGACCGCGTTCAAGTACGGACGTAAGGTCGTCTTTAGCTCGACGTCCGAGGTGTACGGCCGCAACCCAAACCTGCCGTGGTCCGAAGACGACGATCGCGTGCTCGGCTCCACGCGCATCGATCGCTGGTGCTACTCGACCTCGAAGGCGGTCGGCGAGCACTTCTGCTTCGCCTACAACAAAATGGGTCTGCCGGTGACGATCATCCGGTACTTCAACATCTTCGGTCCGCGCCTCGACAAGCTCGATGCCGGTCGCATCATCACGATTTTCATGGGGCAGCTGCTGCGGAACGAGCCACTCACGGTGATCGGGGATGGTCTGCAGACGCGCTGCTTCACGTACGTGACCGACGCGGTTACCGCGACGGCGAACGCTGGACTCCAGGACAACACGAACGGCGAGATCTACAACATCGGTACGGACGTCGAGACGTCGATCCTCGACCTCGCGAAGGTCATGATCGAGATCTCGGGCAGCAAGAGTGATATCAAGTTCGTCAAGCAGCAAGAGGTATACGGAGAGAGTTATGAGGACATCGGCCGGCGCGTTCCAAACGCGGCGAAGATGAAGGAGCAGCTCGGCGTCCAGGATCTCGCGAAGCTCGAAGAAGGACTGCGGCAAACCATCAACTGGTTCCGCAACGAAACCCAGTGA
- a CDS encoding formyltransferase, with protein sequence MRAVVCAYGEVGHACLGELLALGTNVALVVTHEDSPNEKIWFSSVRDLAVSSGVEVVMPDDVNAPETLAAIRDVAPEYLFSFYFRQMMGPELLALPSRAALNMHGSLLPKYRGRAPVNWVLVNGEAETGVTLHHMDEKPDHGGIVSQRRVAIGREDTAQSLTQKLAAQASMILREVHPQLYKGTVPCVEQNHSQSTYFGGRRPADGRIDWSRPAEEIRNLVRAVTDPWPGAFSHVQGRKLLVWAADTRPSWAGSQPGDVFVDREGSPLVATGDGALELLHVTWDGESRRSGREWAQGAAMDAGARFDDEPQHDAAGGGI encoded by the coding sequence GTGAGAGCCGTCGTCTGCGCCTACGGTGAAGTCGGCCATGCATGCTTGGGAGAGCTACTCGCGCTGGGGACCAACGTTGCTTTGGTGGTCACGCATGAGGATTCGCCGAATGAGAAGATCTGGTTCTCGTCGGTTCGCGACTTGGCGGTCTCGTCTGGCGTCGAGGTCGTCATGCCCGACGATGTGAATGCGCCGGAAACGCTCGCCGCGATTCGAGACGTCGCACCCGAGTATCTCTTCTCGTTCTACTTTCGGCAGATGATGGGCCCCGAACTACTCGCGTTGCCGTCCCGGGCCGCGCTCAACATGCACGGCTCGTTGCTCCCGAAGTACCGCGGGCGCGCGCCGGTGAACTGGGTTCTCGTGAACGGCGAGGCCGAAACCGGCGTGACTCTCCATCACATGGACGAGAAGCCGGACCACGGGGGCATCGTGTCGCAGCGTCGCGTCGCGATCGGCCGCGAGGACACGGCGCAGAGCCTCACCCAGAAGCTCGCCGCGCAGGCGTCGATGATCCTGCGGGAGGTTCATCCACAGCTCTACAAGGGTACTGTGCCCTGCGTCGAGCAGAACCACAGCCAATCGACCTACTTCGGAGGGCGGCGGCCCGCCGACGGACGGATCGATTGGAGCCGACCCGCCGAGGAGATTCGAAACCTCGTCCGCGCCGTGACCGACCCGTGGCCCGGGGCGTTCTCGCATGTGCAGGGGCGAAAATTGCTGGTGTGGGCCGCGGACACGCGCCCGAGTTGGGCCGGCTCCCAGCCGGGAGACGTGTTCGTCGACCGGGAAGGCTCTCCTCTGGTAGCCACCGGGGACGGCGCTCTGGAGCTTCTCCACGTCACATGGGATGGGGAGTCTCGACGGAGCGGCCGGGAGTGGGCGCAGGGTGCGGCGATGGACGCCGGTGCTCGATTCGATGATGAGCCGCAGCACGATGCGGCAGGAGGTGGGATTTGA
- a CDS encoding glycosyltransferase, whose amino-acid sequence MSEKAVAGSVGNQLEGRPEVSIVVPVFNEEGTLRHLVGELFRVMGGESFELVLVNDGSKDATGEILLELAHVHPEMVVVELSRNFGQHPAVVAGFSVVRGKYVITLDADLQNPPEEIPRLLEQLRAGHDVVGSVRENRQDPWLRKQVSSLVNTVTTASMGVGMKDYGCMLRGYTREVVEEIVELAEQAAFIPALAMMLASNPVEIDVRHYEREQGNSKYSPLRLMRLGFDLITGFSLLPIQLVSVAGFFIAIAGGALSALLFARRIILGPESEGIFTLFAILFAFMGVLLLAVGLVGEYVGRIYAEVRRRPIFRIREVISQPAGSDEVDDAQ is encoded by the coding sequence GTGAGCGAGAAAGCGGTGGCAGGGAGCGTGGGAAATCAGCTTGAGGGCCGACCCGAAGTTTCGATCGTGGTGCCCGTCTTCAACGAAGAGGGAACCCTGCGCCACCTGGTAGGCGAGCTCTTTCGCGTGATGGGAGGCGAGAGCTTCGAACTCGTCCTCGTGAACGACGGGTCGAAGGATGCCACGGGCGAGATCCTCCTCGAACTGGCGCACGTCCATCCCGAGATGGTGGTCGTCGAACTCTCGCGGAACTTCGGACAGCACCCGGCGGTCGTAGCCGGCTTCTCCGTGGTACGTGGCAAGTACGTCATCACGCTCGATGCCGACCTGCAGAACCCGCCCGAAGAGATTCCCCGCCTGCTCGAGCAACTGCGTGCCGGCCACGACGTCGTCGGTTCTGTGCGAGAGAACAGGCAGGACCCCTGGCTTCGCAAGCAGGTATCGTCTCTTGTGAACACGGTGACGACGGCGAGCATGGGCGTCGGCATGAAGGACTACGGCTGCATGCTGCGCGGCTATACGCGCGAGGTCGTCGAGGAGATCGTCGAACTGGCGGAGCAGGCAGCGTTCATTCCAGCGCTCGCCATGATGCTTGCGAGCAATCCGGTCGAGATCGACGTTCGCCACTACGAACGCGAACAGGGCAATTCGAAGTACTCGCCCTTGCGACTCATGCGTCTCGGCTTTGACCTGATCACCGGCTTTTCGTTGCTGCCGATTCAGCTCGTGAGCGTCGCAGGTTTCTTCATCGCGATCGCGGGGGGCGCGCTGTCGGCCTTGCTCTTTGCCCGCCGCATCATCTTGGGTCCGGAGAGCGAGGGGATTTTCACCCTGTTCGCGATTCTGTTCGCGTTCATGGGAGTGCTGCTGCTGGCCGTCGGTCTCGTCGGTGAGTACGTCGGGCGGATTTACGCCGAGGTTCGTCGGCGCCCGATCTTTCGGATCCGCGAGGTGATTTCGCAGCCCGCCGGGTCCGACGAAGTCGACGACGCGCAGTGA
- the msrA gene encoding peptide-methionine (S)-S-oxide reductase MsrA, whose amino-acid sequence MSLFSREPRMPAPEDALPGRSEMMPIPARHFVLDAALVPPFPEGNQFALFGLGCFWGAERKFWEAPGVYSTMVGYAAGATPNPTYQEVCSGHTGHNEVVRVSFDATSVSFAALLKVFWESHDPTQGMRQGNDVGTQYRSGIYVFGGEQRQQAEASREAFQTKLTEAGLAKISTEIIDAPEFYYAEEYHQQYLAKNPGGYCGLGGTGVSCPIGTGV is encoded by the coding sequence ATGAGCCTGTTCTCACGAGAGCCTCGCATGCCCGCACCCGAGGACGCCCTCCCGGGTCGCTCCGAGATGATGCCGATTCCAGCCCGTCACTTCGTTCTGGATGCCGCGCTCGTCCCGCCGTTCCCCGAGGGAAACCAGTTCGCCCTGTTCGGACTTGGTTGCTTCTGGGGGGCCGAGCGGAAGTTCTGGGAGGCACCGGGCGTGTACTCGACGATGGTGGGCTACGCGGCAGGTGCGACGCCCAACCCGACCTACCAGGAAGTGTGCAGCGGCCACACCGGCCACAACGAGGTCGTCCGGGTGTCCTTCGACGCGACGTCCGTGAGTTTTGCGGCCCTGTTGAAGGTATTCTGGGAGAGCCACGACCCGACGCAGGGGATGCGCCAGGGCAACGATGTGGGAACGCAGTATCGCTCGGGCATCTACGTCTTTGGGGGCGAGCAGCGTCAGCAGGCGGAGGCGTCGCGCGAGGCGTTCCAGACGAAGCTGACCGAGGCAGGGCTCGCCAAGATCAGCACTGAGATCATCGACGCGCCGGAGTTCTACTACGCGGAGGAGTATCACCAGCAGTACCTTGCGAAGAACCCGGGCGGTTACTGCGGTCTCGGCGGCACGGGCGTTTCCTGCCCGATCGGCACAGGCGTCTAG
- a CDS encoding polysaccharide deacetylase family protein yields the protein MKPEAAFVLKVDVDTHVGLREGAPRLLDLFAKHGIRASWFVTMGPDRTGRSVLRVFKQKGFLRKMMRSGAPSLYPLSTMLRGTLLPSVPVVANQPERLVEIENSGHELGIHGFDHVYWHDDLALMAADEVNAEVGRAATLFEEILGRSPDCFAAPGWQCTADSLRATDALGLRHRSDTRGTAPYRPRVDGYESPTPEMPTTLPTLDEILGRIGTTNEELNAAYKGWIDPGALNVHTIHTEVEGSAYLGQLDSLLERVRDQLPVRTLGEVVTGLGPAADLPLGSVAPGRLPGRGGTVACQVAG from the coding sequence GTGAAGCCGGAGGCCGCCTTCGTGCTGAAGGTCGACGTGGATACCCACGTCGGTCTGCGCGAGGGCGCGCCGCGCTTGCTCGATCTCTTCGCGAAGCACGGCATTCGCGCCAGCTGGTTCGTTACGATGGGCCCTGACCGAACGGGACGCTCGGTTTTGCGGGTCTTCAAGCAGAAGGGCTTCCTCAGAAAGATGATGCGAAGTGGGGCGCCGAGCCTCTATCCGCTCTCGACGATGCTTCGTGGAACCCTCCTCCCATCGGTGCCCGTGGTAGCCAACCAACCCGAGCGGCTCGTGGAGATCGAGAACAGCGGCCACGAACTTGGGATTCACGGTTTCGACCACGTCTACTGGCATGACGATCTCGCCCTCATGGCGGCGGACGAGGTGAACGCCGAAGTGGGACGGGCTGCGACCCTGTTCGAGGAAATCCTCGGGCGGAGCCCGGACTGCTTCGCCGCGCCCGGTTGGCAGTGCACGGCGGACAGCCTTCGGGCGACCGACGCACTCGGGTTGCGTCACCGGAGCGATACCCGGGGAACGGCTCCGTACCGCCCGCGTGTCGACGGCTACGAGTCGCCGACGCCGGAGATGCCGACGACACTTCCTACGCTCGACGAGATCCTCGGCCGCATCGGAACGACGAACGAAGAGCTCAACGCGGCATACAAGGGGTGGATCGATCCCGGTGCGCTGAACGTGCACACCATCCACACCGAGGTGGAAGGCTCCGCCTACCTTGGGCAGCTGGATTCGCTCCTCGAACGCGTGCGGGACCAGCTGCCGGTGCGCACGCTCGGCGAGGTCGTGACGGGACTCGGTCCCGCAGCGGACCTCCCACTCGGCTCCGTCGCCCCCGGGCGCCTGCCGGGGCGAGGCGGCACGGTCGCGTGTCAGGTTGCCGGGTGA
- a CDS encoding DUF6491 family protein: MFRLRADRTALFLFLAVLAGGCAAAVRPPGEGSASAEAEMSGAAGGQPQAGFPPPTGKCIFLATINDWKAVDPYHLLVRTRATGWQWEITLDRRCSEILYANALEWNTIDTRVCDSRSDSIIVPRNRCTIGSIRPHEEPPKVPDPPASTGGW; encoded by the coding sequence GTGTTCCGGCTGCGGGCTGATCGGACCGCTCTGTTCCTGTTCCTGGCTGTCCTGGCGGGCGGCTGCGCGGCGGCGGTCAGGCCTCCCGGGGAAGGCTCCGCGAGCGCCGAGGCGGAAATGTCCGGGGCGGCAGGGGGCCAACCTCAAGCCGGCTTCCCGCCCCCGACGGGGAAGTGCATTTTCCTCGCCACGATCAACGACTGGAAGGCAGTGGACCCGTACCACTTGCTCGTCCGCACCCGGGCGACCGGGTGGCAGTGGGAGATCACGCTCGACCGTCGGTGCTCGGAGATCCTGTACGCCAATGCGCTGGAGTGGAACACTATCGACACGCGTGTGTGTGACTCTCGATCGGATTCGATCATAGTGCCGCGCAACCGGTGCACGATTGGCTCGATCCGCCCGCACGAAGAGCCTCCGAAGGTTCCCGACCCGCCGGCTTCGACTGGTGGTTGGTGA
- a CDS encoding zinc ribbon domain-containing protein — MPIYEYHCEKCGEFDVMQKITANPLRKCPTCKSKVKKLMSNTAFQLKGTGWYVTDYGNKGSTKSAENASKSSEGSSSDSSSSDSSPSDISSSDSSSSASSGSDTNSKKKSKGKGKGESAAA; from the coding sequence ATGCCAATCTACGAATATCACTGCGAAAAATGCGGCGAATTTGACGTGATGCAGAAAATCACTGCGAATCCGCTGCGCAAATGTCCGACCTGTAAGTCGAAGGTCAAGAAGCTGATGTCGAACACGGCGTTCCAGCTGAAAGGCACCGGCTGGTACGTGACGGATTACGGCAACAAGGGCTCCACGAAGAGCGCCGAGAATGCCTCGAAGTCGTCCGAGGGCAGCTCTTCTGACAGCAGCTCTTCTGACAGCAGCCCTTCTGACATCAGTTCCTCTGACAGCAGTTCGTCCGCAAGCAGCGGCTCGGACACCAACTCCAAGAAGAAGTCCAAGGGCAAAGGTAAGGGCGAGAGCGCCGCGGCTTAG